From a single Alloactinosynnema sp. L-07 genomic region:
- a CDS encoding QsdR family transcriptional regulator, protein MKTTSAARRPVGRPAAATREQVLTAARTAFVEGRRIEVRAIAAEFGASRATMYRWFGSREGLLAEVVLGEMAALFDRADRRARGRGADRVLDTLESVNRRLIDSPPLRSFLALEPSGLQILTSSSGRVQPGVVGIAAAYLDRVATEDDFRPPIELTTLAYAIVRLSEAFVHDDSPAGMRHEIGRLREIHAALLGVSQKD, encoded by the coding sequence GTGAAGACCACCAGCGCGGCCCGCCGACCCGTGGGCCGCCCGGCCGCGGCCACCAGGGAGCAGGTGCTCACGGCGGCGCGGACGGCGTTCGTCGAGGGCAGGCGGATCGAGGTGCGCGCCATCGCCGCGGAATTCGGCGCCTCCCGCGCGACGATGTACCGGTGGTTCGGCTCGCGCGAGGGACTGCTCGCCGAGGTCGTCCTCGGCGAAATGGCCGCCCTGTTCGACCGGGCGGACCGTCGGGCCCGTGGCCGGGGCGCCGACCGGGTGCTGGACACGCTGGAATCGGTCAACCGGCGGCTGATCGACAGCCCGCCCCTGCGCTCGTTCCTGGCCTTGGAGCCGTCCGGCCTGCAGATCCTGACGTCGAGTTCCGGCCGGGTCCAGCCCGGTGTGGTCGGCATCGCCGCGGCCTATCTGGACCGGGTGGCCACCGAGGACGACTTCCGCCCACCCATCGAGCTGACCACCCTGGCGTACGCCATCGTCCGCCTCAGCGAGGCCTTCGTCCACGACGACTCGCCCGCGGGCATGCGCCACGAGATCGGCAGGCTGCGGGAAATACACGCCGCTTTGCTTGGCGTCAGCCAGAAAGACTGA
- a CDS encoding NADP-dependent oxidoreductase, whose amino-acid sequence MPTTAPTTNRQIRLAARPVGVPDDSSWRLTEEPVAAPGVGEVLVEVLCLSLDPAMRGWMNDVRSYIPPVRIDEVMRAAGVGRVIASGDPRFAEGAYVSGATGVQEYALLRGDDLLPVDLDLAPAARWLGALGMSGMTAYFGLLDVGVPKEGDTVVVSGAAGATGSLVGQIAKIKGCRVIGIAGGAEKCRWLVEELGFDAAVDYKSEYLKSALREHAPKGVDVYFDNVGGEMLDTVLARLARGARVVICGAISQYNATGEVRGPANYLQLLVARARMEGFVVFDYANRYREAAKELATWIADGSLVAREDVVDGGVDAFPAALRKLFDGENTGKLVLRLAD is encoded by the coding sequence GTGCCAACCACAGCGCCCACGACCAACCGTCAGATCCGCCTCGCCGCCCGCCCGGTCGGAGTGCCCGACGACAGCTCGTGGCGGCTCACCGAGGAGCCGGTCGCGGCACCGGGCGTGGGGGAGGTGCTCGTCGAGGTCCTGTGTCTGTCGCTGGACCCGGCGATGCGCGGCTGGATGAACGACGTGCGCTCCTACATCCCGCCGGTTCGCATCGACGAGGTGATGCGCGCGGCCGGGGTCGGCCGGGTGATCGCCTCCGGCGACCCGCGGTTCGCCGAGGGCGCCTACGTCTCGGGCGCCACGGGCGTGCAGGAGTACGCACTCCTGCGCGGCGACGACCTGCTGCCCGTCGACCTCGACCTCGCCCCGGCCGCCCGCTGGCTCGGCGCGCTGGGGATGTCCGGCATGACCGCCTACTTCGGACTCCTCGACGTCGGCGTGCCCAAGGAGGGTGACACGGTCGTGGTCTCCGGTGCCGCGGGCGCGACCGGCTCGCTCGTCGGCCAGATCGCGAAGATCAAGGGCTGCCGGGTCATCGGCATCGCGGGCGGGGCCGAGAAGTGCCGCTGGCTGGTCGAGGAACTCGGCTTCGACGCCGCCGTCGACTACAAGTCCGAATACCTCAAGTCGGCCCTGCGGGAGCACGCACCCAAGGGCGTCGACGTGTACTTCGACAACGTCGGCGGCGAAATGCTCGACACCGTGCTGGCCCGCCTCGCCCGCGGCGCCCGGGTCGTCATCTGCGGCGCGATCTCCCAGTACAACGCCACCGGCGAGGTGCGCGGACCGGCGAACTACCTGCAGTTGCTCGTGGCCCGCGCCCGCATGGAGGGGTTCGTCGTGTTCGACTACGCCAACCGCTACCGCGAGGCCGCGAAGGAACTCGCGACCTGGATCGCCGACGGCTCGCTGGTCGCCCGCGAGGACGTGGTCGACGGCGGCGTCGACGCCTTCCCGGCCGCGCTGCGCAAGCTGTTCGACGGTGAGAACACCGGCAAGCTCGTCCTGCGCCTGGCCGACTGA
- a CDS encoding acyl-CoA dehydrogenase family protein translates to MRRNVFTEDHEAFRRTIRAFIEAEVVPAYDEWLAAGLVPRDLYHKLGDLGVFGIEVPEEFGGAGEETFKFEAVITEELTRAGVSFGGSSVHVALCLPYLLAYGTEEQKKRWLPDFASGRTMFAIAMTEPGTGSDLAGMRTTAKLSADGTHYVLNGAKTFITGGVHADRVIVCARTAAPSEKDRRFGISLLVVDTKSDGYAVGRKLDKLGLRVSDTAELSFTDVKVPVEDLLGEENQGFSYLGQNLPRERLSIAFAAYAQAKAAVRFAQDYVSRREVFGKPVAAFQNTKFELAACKSEVDALEAVVDRALAAHDAGDLTAADAASVKLFATEAAGRVIDRCLQLHGGYGYINEYPITRLYADNRVNRIFGGTSEVMKTIIAKDMGL, encoded by the coding sequence ATGCGACGCAACGTTTTCACCGAAGACCACGAGGCCTTCCGGCGGACCATCCGCGCCTTCATCGAGGCCGAGGTCGTGCCGGCCTACGACGAGTGGCTCGCCGCCGGGCTCGTGCCCCGCGACCTGTACCACAAGCTCGGCGACCTGGGCGTCTTCGGCATCGAGGTGCCCGAGGAATTCGGCGGCGCGGGCGAGGAGACGTTCAAGTTCGAGGCCGTCATCACCGAGGAGCTGACCAGGGCCGGGGTGAGCTTCGGCGGCAGCAGCGTGCACGTCGCGCTGTGCCTGCCCTACCTGCTCGCCTACGGCACCGAGGAGCAGAAGAAGCGCTGGCTGCCCGACTTCGCGTCCGGCCGGACCATGTTCGCCATCGCGATGACCGAGCCCGGCACCGGGTCCGACCTGGCCGGGATGCGCACCACCGCCAAGCTCTCCGCCGACGGCACGCACTACGTTCTCAACGGCGCCAAGACCTTCATCACCGGCGGCGTCCACGCCGACCGCGTCATCGTCTGCGCCCGGACCGCCGCGCCGTCCGAAAAGGACCGACGGTTCGGGATCTCGCTGCTCGTGGTCGACACCAAATCCGACGGCTACGCGGTCGGCCGCAAGCTCGACAAGCTGGGGCTGCGCGTGTCCGACACCGCCGAGCTGTCCTTCACCGACGTCAAGGTCCCGGTCGAGGATCTGCTCGGCGAGGAGAACCAGGGCTTCTCCTATCTCGGGCAGAACCTGCCGCGCGAGCGGCTGAGCATCGCCTTCGCCGCCTACGCCCAGGCCAAGGCGGCGGTCCGGTTCGCTCAGGACTACGTGAGCAGGCGCGAGGTGTTCGGCAAGCCGGTCGCCGCGTTCCAGAACACCAAGTTCGAGCTGGCCGCGTGCAAGTCCGAGGTCGACGCACTGGAAGCGGTCGTCGACCGCGCGCTGGCGGCCCACGACGCGGGCGACCTCACCGCCGCCGACGCCGCGTCGGTCAAGCTGTTCGCCACCGAGGCGGCGGGCCGGGTCATCGACCGCTGCCTGCAGCTGCACGGCGGGTACGGCTACATCAACGAGTACCCGATCACCCGGCTCTACGCCGACAACCGGGTCAATCGGATCTTCGGCGGCACCAGCGAGGTGATGAAGACGATCATCGCCAAGGACATGGGGCTGTGA
- a CDS encoding collagen binding domain-containing protein: MNVYSGEFVVRGSMVTIFVLAAGIALAAPPVAAAATELGTGSLAGQVVDDGGNPIAGVRLRLSSVAGTRDATTDAGGGFAFGGLPTGIYSLAESQPAGYADGPESVGSAGGTASANDLITRILVSPRTQATGYVFAEDRGSLAGVVYEDVNDNGVNDDGEPGIADVLLTLSGIDAAGAPVDATVATDPDGRYMFEGVVGGTYSLDESQPMELLDGRDEAGTAGGAVVPPDAVTDIVLGAGADATGYTFGEARPASLSGAVVSDTGPVPGVVVTLTEPDGSTKTAATDEDGEFGFTGLAPGRYTLTETQPSGYADGPEFGGSAGGDTTRNDVISGIILTSGLLATGYQFTEVPR; the protein is encoded by the coding sequence ATGAACGTCTATTCAGGGGAGTTCGTCGTGCGCGGATCAATGGTCACGATATTCGTGCTGGCGGCGGGAATAGCGCTCGCCGCGCCGCCCGTGGCGGCCGCCGCCACCGAACTCGGGACCGGGTCGCTGGCAGGCCAAGTCGTCGATGACGGGGGAAATCCGATCGCGGGTGTCCGACTGCGGCTGTCCAGTGTCGCGGGCACGCGGGACGCGACCACGGACGCCGGCGGCGGCTTCGCCTTCGGCGGCCTGCCGACCGGGATCTACTCCTTGGCCGAATCCCAGCCCGCCGGGTACGCCGACGGGCCCGAGTCGGTCGGATCCGCCGGGGGAACGGCCTCAGCGAACGATCTCATCACGAGAATCCTGGTCAGCCCGCGCACCCAGGCCACCGGCTACGTCTTCGCCGAGGACCGCGGTTCCCTGGCGGGTGTGGTCTACGAGGACGTCAATGACAACGGCGTCAACGACGACGGCGAGCCCGGGATCGCCGACGTGCTCCTGACACTGTCTGGCATCGATGCCGCGGGCGCCCCGGTGGACGCGACGGTCGCGACGGATCCGGACGGCCGGTATATGTTCGAGGGCGTCGTCGGCGGCACCTACTCGCTGGACGAGTCCCAGCCGATGGAACTCCTCGACGGACGCGACGAGGCGGGTACGGCGGGCGGTGCCGTCGTACCCCCGGACGCGGTCACCGACATCGTCCTCGGCGCGGGCGCCGACGCGACCGGCTACACCTTCGGCGAGGCGCGGCCCGCGAGCCTGTCCGGGGCGGTCGTGTCCGACACCGGCCCGGTCCCCGGCGTGGTGGTGACGCTGACCGAACCGGACGGCAGCACGAAGACGGCCGCCACCGACGAGGACGGCGAATTCGGCTTCACGGGTCTGGCGCCCGGCCGCTACACGCTGACCGAGACGCAGCCGTCCGGGTACGCCGACGGCCCCGAGTTCGGCGGTTCGGCAGGCGGCGACACGACCAGGAACGACGTGATCAGCGGCATCATCCTCACGTCGGGGCTGTTGGCCACGGGCTACCAGTTCACCGAGGTTCCCCGATAA
- a CDS encoding response regulator transcription factor, producing the protein MAQILLVAAQPDTESALRAAFRHAGHDLVSTGDPRTGLLLMREFRPDLMVLDDDGPDLGDQGLIRQVRELAGPPMLVLADHPRRTRTLRAADDCVAKPVDDVDVLARAEMMLNRAVVGGEIVDDGVVRVDCRTRGVTVGTRGVELTRIEFDLLLALARHPAAVLTHNQLLATVWNDPTGLAPDRVKFAVLRLRRKLGWAGSDSPISAVRGVGYRYRVQ; encoded by the coding sequence ATGGCACAGATCCTGCTCGTGGCGGCCCAACCGGACACGGAGTCCGCGTTGCGCGCCGCGTTCCGCCACGCGGGCCACGACCTGGTGTCGACCGGTGACCCACGCACCGGATTGCTGCTGATGCGCGAGTTCCGACCGGACCTGATGGTGCTCGACGACGACGGCCCGGACCTCGGCGATCAGGGGCTGATCCGCCAGGTGCGCGAGCTGGCCGGGCCACCGATGCTCGTGTTGGCCGACCACCCGCGGCGGACACGAACCCTGCGCGCGGCCGATGACTGCGTCGCCAAGCCGGTCGACGACGTGGACGTGCTCGCGCGGGCCGAGATGATGCTGAACCGGGCCGTGGTCGGTGGCGAGATCGTGGACGACGGGGTCGTGCGGGTGGACTGCCGGACCCGGGGGGTCACCGTCGGCACCCGCGGTGTGGAGCTGACCCGGATCGAATTCGACCTGCTGCTCGCCTTGGCGCGGCACCCGGCGGCCGTGTTGACGCACAACCAGCTGTTGGCGACGGTGTGGAACGACCCGACCGGGCTGGCTCCCGACCGGGTGAAGTTCGCGGTCCTGCGCCTCCGGCGAAAGCTCGGCTGGGCAGGCAGCGATTCCCCGATATCGGCCGTTCGCGGCGTCGGATATCGATACCGGGTCCAATGA